In the genome of Cryptomeria japonica chromosome 8, Sugi_1.0, whole genome shotgun sequence, one region contains:
- the LOC131056721 gene encoding probable disease resistance protein At1g61300 — protein sequence MDSISGKVKEIISNRLQAIAKEIKHLTSVPNDAQHLRVEIDHVKGIVDHINSRLSWKGRQPLAVVSIWVSTQEQIVQSAEEVFLQYVENKHRRFCCCCPHCFLVKRSSRKIRNALAEIDDLLKMKDSDFPKNGDLEEPPERLMPPMGKELVGAFVQEKLSELETWVLEDDSVRVVGVYGMPGLGKTSLLKQINNNVKVINFFKLVIWVTVSGESDISALQRRIFETIELPWRSNLSIDEAAGVLLSVFKERRLLLILDDVRRSIDVSNLGISVSENTKKVVLTSRDKEVCSSMRADKMIAMKHLTEEEGWDLFCRGAFVAGEDQNMDSEIEQLARSVAKECKGHPLAIKTLARTTPPLHSTAPSAWENILKELKEIDPQFHRIHEEILSELFKPLKHSYDALETDELRLCFLYLAAYREHEEIDADQLIQLWLAEGLVKSRFEGRYVFLKILADRCLVDIEVKEENGHDIWKVKIHDLLRDMAVHIAEIDQKSLFRAGQSLTEFRYSLFANPQWVRISLIHKRISFLPDKFVCRKLMTLLLNSNTIEEVPEGFLDKLDMLMVLDLSNTPIKFLPKSIYLLNNLKYLQLSNTQIRVLHDQTFELNRVQFLDLSFSLLITIQSMIKEMKSLQILKLAHCYDLEFVSPDISQLTSLEELDMWKTLFAFSPELETGEEIKKASLQDICKLHRLKRLRLTLKSPIEERTVGNLVELQELWLLWMPQVRQTHLPTDMRAMHNLEKLHLYDCHLEGTPDLFSELQNLNYIKLKSSNLLLTLSGLGLGRLSSLKEMEIEECLLLTELGEEFGRKDCFPRLRKLKLWMLPSLESLSTSVEEGALPMLQTLAIFHCMKFKVLPCGLDNLKSLEQIRGYKEWWNEINWEDEVMKNHLYGKYVEIVQIRDNCHV from the coding sequence ATGGATTCCATTAGTGGAAAAGTGAAAGAGATTATAAGCAATCGCTTGCAGGCAATTGCGAAAGAGATTAAGCATTTAACTAGTGTGCCCAACGATGCCCAGCACCTCCGCGTGGAGATAGATCATGTGAAGGGTATAGTCGATCATATTAACAGTCGGCTAAGTTGGAAAGGTCGACAGCCTTTGGCAGTGGTGAGTATTTGGGTGAGCACACAAGAGCAAATCGTCCAATCTGCTGAAGAGGTGTTTCTCCAGTACGTTGAAAACAAGCACCGTCGCTTCTGTTGTTGCTGCCCTCACTGTTTCCTTGTCAAAAGATCCAGTCGAAAGATCCGTAATGCTCTAGCGGAAATAGATGATCTTCTGAAGATGAAAGATTCAGATTTTCCTAAGAATGGAGACCTGGAAGAGCCTCCGGAGAGGCTGATGCCGCCCATGGGGAAGGAGCTGGTTGGCGCGTTTGTTCAGGAGAAGCTGTCGGAGCTGGAGACGTGGGTGCTGGAAGATGACTCTGTTCGTGTGGTTGGCGTCTATGGAATGCCCGGCTTGGGAAAGACTTCCTTgctcaaacaaatcaacaacaatGTAAAGGTAATCAATTTCTTTAAGCTTGTGATTTGGGTTACTGTGTCTGGAGAATCCGATATCTCCGCGCTCCAGAGGCGTATTTTTGAGACAATTGAGTTGCCTTGGCGATCCAATTTGAGCATTGACGAAGCTGCAGGAGTCTTACTTTCGGTTTTCAAGGAGAGGCGACTGCTGCTCATTTTGGACGATGTGCGGAGAAGCATAGATGTTTCTAATTTGGGGATTTCTGTCTCTGAGAATACAAAAAAAGTCGTACTTACCTCCAGGGATAAAGAGGTGTGCAGTAGCATGAGAGCAGACAAGATGATCGCAATGAAGCATCTGACGGAGGAAGAAGGTTGGGATCTTTTCTGCAGAGGAGCCTTCGTAGCTGGCGAGGATCAGAATATGGATAGCGAGATAGAACAATTGGCCAGATCAGTTGCAAAGGAGTGTAAAGGGCATCCCCTGGCCATTAAAACCCTTGCTCGGACAACGCCGCCGCTTCACAGCACTGCCCCGTCGGCATGGGAAAACATTCTGAAGGAGCTAAAGGAGATTGATCCCCAGTTTCATCGCATTCACGAAGAGATTCTGAGCGAATTGTTCAAGCCACTGAAGCACAGCTACGATGCTCTGGAAACAGATGAGCTCAGGCTTTGTTTCCTGTACTTGGCAGCTTATAGAGAACACGAAGAAATCGACGCGGATCAATTGATACAGTTGTGGTTGGCAGAGGGTCTAGTGAAAAGCAGATTTGAAGGGCGCTACGTTTTTCTCAAGATCTTGGCGGACCGATGTTTGGTCGACATTGAGGTTAAAGAGGAAAACGGCCATGATATTTGGAAAGTGAAAATCCATGATTTGCTCAGAGATATGGCGGTACACATCGCTGAGATCGACCAGAAAAGCTTGTTCCGTGCAGGTCAGAGTTTAACAGAGTTTCGGTACTCTTTATTTGCAAATCCACAATGGGTGAGGATATCATTGATCCATAAACGTATCAGTTTTCTGCCAGACAAATTTGTTTGCAGGAAGCTAATGACTCTGTTGCTGAACTCGAATACAATTGAAGAGGTTCCGGAGGGCTTCCTGGATAAGCTGGATATGTTAATGGTGCTTGATCTCAGCAACACGCCCATCAAATTCTTGCCAAAGTCCATCTACCTTTTGAATAATCTCAAATATCTCCAGCTTTCCAATACCCAGATTAGGGTACTCCATGATCAAACATTTGAGTTGAATAGAGTGCAGTTTTTAGATCTTTCTTTCTCCCTTCTCATCACTATTCAATCCATGATAAAGGAGATGAAAAGTCTCCAAATTCTCAAGTTAGCCCACTGTTATGATTTGGAGTTCGTTTCCCCCGACATATCACAGCTAACTAGTTTGGAAGAGCTTGACATGTGGAAGACCCTGTTTGCATTTTCGCCGGAATTGGAAACAGGTGAAGAAATAAAGAAGGCTTCTTTGCAAGATATATGCAAACTCCATCGTCTCAAGCGTCTCCGTCTAACCCTAAAATCGCCAATTGAGGAACGGACAGTGGGGAATCTAGTGGAGCTTCAAGAACTTTGGCTACTTTGGATGCCCCAAGTCCGTCAAACACATCTGCCCACTGACATGCGGGCCATGCACAACCTGGAGAAGCTCCACCTGTATGACTGTCACCTTGAGGGAACCCCTGATTTATTCTCAGAATTGCAAAATCTCAACTACATAAAGTTGAAATCTTCTAATTTACTGCTCACTCTTTCCGGATTAGGGTTGGGCAGATTATCCAGTTTGAAGGAAATGGAGATTGAGGAATGCCTTCTACTCACAGAGCTGGGAGAAGAATTTGGGAGGAAAGACTGCTTTCCAAGGCTGCGCAAGCTCAAACTGTGGATGTTACCTTCTCTGGAGAGTCTGTCTACTTCTGTGGAAGAGGGGGCTTTGCCCATGTTGCAGACTTTGGCTATATTCCATTGCATGAAGTTTAAAGTACTTCCATGCGGACTTGATAATCTCAAGTCTCTCGAACAGATCAGAGGATATAAGGAATGGTGGAATGAAATTAACTGGGAAGATGAAGTGATGAAGAACCATCTTTATGGTAAGTATGTCGAAATTGTGCAAATCCGTGATAATTGTCATGTTTAA